In Scatophagus argus isolate fScaArg1 chromosome 5, fScaArg1.pri, whole genome shotgun sequence, a genomic segment contains:
- the calm3a gene encoding calmodulin 3a (phosphorylase kinase, delta), with amino-acid sequence MADQLTEEQIAEFKEAFSLFDKDGDGTITTKELGTVMRSLGQNPTEAELQDMINEVDADGNGTIDFPEFLTMMARKMKDTDSEEEIREAFRVFDKDGNGYISAAELRHVMTNLGEKLTDEEVDEMIREADIDGDGQVNYEEFVQMMTAK; translated from the exons GCTGATCAGCTGACTGAGGAGCAGATTGCTG AGTTCAAGGAGGCGTTCTCGCTGTTTGACAAGGACGGTGATGGTACAATCACTACCAAGGAACTCGGCACTGTGATGCGCTCTCTGGGACAGAACCCCACTGAGGCTGAACTGCAGGACATGATCAATGAGGTGGATGCCGATG GTAATGGTACAATTGACTTTCCTGAGTTTCTGACCATGATGGCCAGGAAGATGAAAGATacagacagtgaggaggagatCAGAGAAGCCTTCAGGGTCTTTGACAAG GACGGTAATGGCTACATCAGCGCAGCGGAGCTACGGCACGTCATGACCAACTTAGGAGAGAAGCTCACCGACGAGGAGGTGGATGAAATGATCCGTGAGGCGGACATCGATGGCGACGGTCAGGTCAACTACGAGG AGTTTGTCCAGATGATGACCGCCAAGTGA